One genomic window of Arachis stenosperma cultivar V10309 chromosome 10, arast.V10309.gnm1.PFL2, whole genome shotgun sequence includes the following:
- the LOC130957555 gene encoding uncharacterized protein LOC130957555, with the protein MLGTSGSHPCGFCGFQMQDVRFPAEACWRLLDLRRNQMAPRGRGRGSARGRTNARAPENNPNDPVNFMAALENMAAAMQATAEALGQQMNNHGNDGGGVQGPMTLANFLKVNPPKFKGTTSPTEADTWFQAIERALQA; encoded by the exons atgctggggacctctggttctcacccatgcggattttgtggttttcagatgcaggacgtacggtttcccgctgaggcatgctggagacttctagatttgcgaag gaaccagatggcgcctcgtggacgcggtagaggtagtgcgagaggtcgtacgaatgctcgtgcaccggagaataaccctaatgacccagtgaactttatggctgcgttggagaacatggctgctgctatgcaagccactgctgaggctcttggtcaacagatgaataaccatggtaatgatggaggtggagttcagggcccgatgaccttggcaaactttttgaaggttaatccgcctaagttcaagggaactactagcccgactgaggctgatacatggtttcaggctatagagcgagcactgcaagcatAA